AGTATCGATGGAAGGTGATAAGATTGATGCAGCTTTCAGGGCAATTGCTGATACAAAATGGGAATGTGTGGCACTGTTAAACAGTGATGAAGGAATTCCTAAAACAGCAGCTGACCGTTTAAAAGTATTTGCAGATACAATGGCAAAATGTAAGGAATATAATATTGATCCTTCCAGAATGCACATTGATCCATTGATTGAAATGCTTTGTACATCAGAAGATGGTATCAATATGGTGACAGAAGTTATCAGAGACATCAAGAAACAGTATCCCAAAATTCATGTGACTGGAGCAGTCAGCAATATTTCATTCAACCTGCCAGCTCGTCGAATTGCCAACCAGGCTTTTGCAGTGCTTGCAATGAACGCCGGTATGGACTCCTTCATCCTTGATCCACTAAACAAGGACATGATGGGAATGCTTTTTGCTACAGAAGCCATGATGGGTGAAGATGAATACTGTATGCAATATATAGGCGCTTTCCGCGAAGGTATTTTTGTAAAATAAATAATCTTTGCACACACAAAGATAAAAAATAAAATTAAATTTTAAGGAGAAAGAATATGTCAACAATTGCAGAAGTAAAAACACTGGTAGAAACTGGAAAATCTAAAAAAGTAGGAGCTGCTGTACAGGCTACTTTGGATGTAGGCGTAGCTGCCCAGGAAATCCTGGATGGCATGATTGAATCCATGGGCGTTGTCGGAGAGAAATTCTCTGCCGGCGAAATCTTTGTTCCAGAAATGCTGATTGCTGCCAAAGCAATGTCAAAAGGCGTGGATATTTTAAAACCGGTTATGGCTGGTGAAAATTCTACTTCTTTAGGAACCTGTATTATGGGAACTGTTGCCGGAGACCTTCATGATATCGGTAAAAACCTGGTTGTTATGATGCTTGAAAGCTCAGGATTTGATATGGTTGACTTGGGTGTGGATGTACCTGCTGACAAATTCGTTGAAGCGGTTAAAGAAAACGATAATGTAGTTTTAGTTGCCTGCTCAGGTCTGTTGACTACTACAATGCCAGCTTTAAAAGAAGCAGTTCAGACTGTAAAAGCTGCTTACCCAGATCTTCCGGTGATTGTTGGTGGTGCGCCGGTCACGCCTGAATACGCAGATGAAATTGGAGCTGATGGATATGCACCGGATGCCGGAAGTTCAGCTGCTAAGGCGAAAGAGCTGATTGGAAAATAAGGTGCTAAATAACTTTTATCTAAGTGAAAAAAGTATTAGCAAAGTAGTTAAAAGAGGTGAAATTCAGATTAATTTCCCTCTTATTTTTGAAGAAGGGTGTTAATCTGAACACTGTTAAAACTTTTAATTGAAACAAAACATACAAAAAAGTATGTCCTTCAAACGAGTTTAATATGCAAATTAGATAGCTATTTGCAACAAAATTCTAGAGGAAAAAAATGCGGTTAGGGTGGATGAATTTAATTATCTTAATCTCTATTGATTAAGATAGATTCTTCTAAATACCCCAATAATGCGGATGAATTTATGTATGTAAAAAATAAATGTTGATTACTATAGCTAAATTTTAATTGAATCAGTAAGTTGAGTATGATCTTCGCCGTCATTTGAGATTACGCATTAAACCTGCTACGATTGTGGCAGGTTTTTTTATTTAGCTTTAGAAGACTTTTTTGTGGTATTTCCAAAAAAACTTTCACTGGATCTTCTTCTGCGTTTCAAATTTCAAATCATAAGCTTTTTAATAAAAGGAAGCCCCTGAAATCGCAGAGGCTTCTTTTTTCACAATTCTTATCTATAGGTCTTTCTTTTCCTAAGCATGAGAATAGCAGAAATGAATAATAGATTTATAATTATAACGGTTATAATTATAGTCAAGGAAGGGATAATATTTTCACGGTTAATTTTAGCTCTGATATAATAGAGAAGTTCTGATGTTGCAGAGGTAACAGGATTATTACTTACTTTAATAATAGTATTATTTCCTTCATCCGGAGTAATGATATCTCCTCCATCAATAACTAGTTCGTCATTTTCATTTACTACAACATTTAATTCAAGCGTTAAATCAACTGAATTAGCTCCGACTTCAACATAGCCATTCCGGCTTCCTGAGGAACCGTCATCAGACACATCCACATAGTCTAAACTTGCCGGTTGAAGGTCAATTGTAAAACGACCTATTTCTTCTGTTCCGTTTCTGAAGGTAAGATAATGGGTTTCAATGGATACATCATTAAAATAATACCATCCCTCGCTATTGGTAGTGGTTGTTTTTGGTGTAGAATTTAAAACTACTGTAACGCCGGCGATTGGGTTGCCATTTTCATCCTTTACGGTTCCTTGTATATCCAGCGTTGCTGTGATATCTTCTCTAATCTCCCAGACTGCATAGAGTGTTACATCTTTGGCTGGCATTTTATAAACTTCACCGAGGAGATACTCTACCGAATTATTACCTGCTACTGTAGACCAGCCAGCAAGAGTGAACAGATCTCTTGAAAATCCTGAACCATCTGAAAGAATTACATTTGAGTCTGTTCTGGCAATGGTATCTGTAATGGTACCCGTCCCGCCGTTCGGATCGTAACTTAATATATATGGATTTGCAGTCCAGACTGCATATAAGGTAATATTTGTTGATGGCATGGACACTGATGCGGCCAGACCAAAATCTTTACCGCTACCATCAGATTTAGTATTCCAGCCCGTTAGGGTATAACCGTTTCTTGAAAAGCCGCTTCCATTGGATAGGGTAACTGTAGAATCGGTTG
This genomic interval from Eubacteriaceae bacterium ES3 contains the following:
- a CDS encoding methyltetrahydrofolate cobalamin methyltransferase, with the translated sequence MIIIGEKINGAIPSTAKAIVAKDAEFIKNLAIKQAEAGADFIDVCASVDDDIEMETMEWLIDIVQDATDVPIAVDSPNVYTCIEAAKLCNKPGLFNSVSMEGDKIDAAFRAIADTKWECVALLNSDEGIPKTAADRLKVFADTMAKCKEYNIDPSRMHIDPLIEMLCTSEDGINMVTEVIRDIKKQYPKIHVTGAVSNISFNLPARRIANQAFAVLAMNAGMDSFILDPLNKDMMGMLFATEAMMGEDEYCMQYIGAFREGIFVK
- a CDS encoding corrinoid protein: MSTIAEVKTLVETGKSKKVGAAVQATLDVGVAAQEILDGMIESMGVVGEKFSAGEIFVPEMLIAAKAMSKGVDILKPVMAGENSTSLGTCIMGTVAGDLHDIGKNLVVMMLESSGFDMVDLGVDVPADKFVEAVKENDNVVLVACSGLLTTTMPALKEAVQTVKAAYPDLPVIVGGAPVTPEYADEIGADGYAPDAGSSAAKAKELIGK